A window of Microbacterium hominis genomic DNA:
CTTCGTGCCGATCTTCAAGGGCTGGACCACCGAGGAGGCCCTGCGCATCACCTCCGACGCCATCCAGGTGCACGGCGGCATGGGCTTCATCGAGGAGACCGGCGTCGCCCAGCACTACCGCGACGCGCGCATCATGCCGATCTACGAGGGCACCACCGCCATCCAGTCGAACGATCTCGTGGGCCGCAAGCTGATCCGCGACGGCGGGGCGACGGCATCCGCTCTCCTCGACGACATGTCGGAGACCGTCGCGACCCTGCGCGGCCTCTCCCACCCGGTGGCCGGCCGCACCGCCGACCGCCTCGAGCGGGCCGTGGATGCCGCGCGCCGCGCGACCGCGGCCGTGCTGGGCTTCGCGGCGTCGCCGCGTGACGCCTACGCCGTGAGCGTTCCCTACCTGACGCTGCTCGGCACCCTCGCCGGCGGCTGGATGCACGCCCTCGCCATCGTCGCCGTGCTCGGCCACGACGCCGAGCAGCCCGCCGACGCGCAGCGCCTTCTCGAGGCCGACTTCTACGGCGCGCACCACCTCTCCCGCGTGGCGGCGCTCGCCGAGACGGTCGAGGCCGGCGAGATCGGCTGACTCCCGCGGGTTGCGCCGCTGTCGGGGGCGTCGCCTACCCGTGACGCAGCATGGACCACCGCGCTCTCTACGACGACCTCGTGACCGACCGCTTCGGCCCCGCCGTGCGGCTCGAGCAGGAGCGCCTCGACGGGGATTGGGCGCTCGGGCAACGAGGAGAATGACAGCAGCGCATCAGTTCACCTGACGCTATGCTGTCATCGTGCGCACCACGGTGACTTTGGACCCAGACGCGGAAGCGGCGATCCGACGCCTCATGGCGCAGCGAGGCATCTCCTTCAAGCGCGCGTTGAACGACGCCATCCGCGCGGGAACGAGCACCGCGCCCAGGCGTGAAGGCGGATACACGAGGCCACGCGATCTGGGCGCCGCGGCGGTCGACCTCATGCATGCCAATCGTCTTCTCGCCGACCTCGAGGACGACGAGCTGATCCGCCGGCTCCAGGTCGATCGATGAGGATCATCGACACCAACGTCCTCGTCTACGCCGTGGATGCTCGCAGCCCGCAGCATGCGGCATCCATCGCCTGGCTCGACTCCGCACTCGACGGTCGCGATGACGTCGGCTTCAGCTGGAACGCGCTGCTCGGCTTCATCCGCCTCACGACGAATCCGCGTGTGTTCCCGTCGCCGCTCGCGGCGGAAGAGGCGATGGCGCAGGTGCATGACTGGCTCGCCGCCCCCAGCGCCCATGTGCTCAATCCCGGAGCGCGGCACCCCGAGATCCTCGAGCGGCTGCTCGTCGCGCGCGGAGCCGCAGGGAACCTGGTCAACGATGCCCACCTCGCCGCGCTCGCCATCGAGAACCGGGCGAGCGTGGTCACCTTCGACTCCGACCTCTCCCGCTTCGAAGGCGTTCGCGCGGTCACCCCCGACGACCTCCTCCGCCGCGCGCGCTAGCGCGGGAACGCGCAGAGACGGTGGATGCCTCGGACCGGCTGGTCCGAGGCATCCACCGTCTTACGGGTGAGATCAGCTGAACTGGTTCATCGTGTTGTGCTGGCCGCCGGCCTTGAGGGCGGCGTCGCCGGCGAAGTACTCCTTGTGGTTGTCGCCGATGTCGCTGCCGGCCATGTTCTGGTGCTTGACGGTGGCGATGCCCTCTCGGATCTCCCGACGCTGCACGCCCGCGACGTAGGCGAGCATGCCCTCGTCGCCGAAGTAGTCCTTGGCCAGGCTGTCGGTCGACAGCGCCGCCGTGTGGTACGTCGGC
This region includes:
- a CDS encoding Wadjet anti-phage system protein JetD domain-containing protein — translated: MDHRALYDDLVTDRFGPAVRLEQERLDGDWALGQRGE
- a CDS encoding antitoxin; its protein translation is MRTTVTLDPDAEAAIRRLMAQRGISFKRALNDAIRAGTSTAPRREGGYTRPRDLGAAAVDLMHANRLLADLEDDELIRRLQVDR
- a CDS encoding type II toxin-antitoxin system VapC family toxin, with product MRIIDTNVLVYAVDARSPQHAASIAWLDSALDGRDDVGFSWNALLGFIRLTTNPRVFPSPLAAEEAMAQVHDWLAAPSAHVLNPGARHPEILERLLVARGAAGNLVNDAHLAALAIENRASVVTFDSDLSRFEGVRAVTPDDLLRRAR